DNA from Aliarcobacter skirrowii CCUG 10374:
ATCATCAAGATTTCCTATTGGTGTTGGAACTAAGCGCAACATAATATAGAACTATTTTGCCATATTATATTTAGCTTTGAATTTCTCAACTCTTCCAGCAGCATCAACAAGTTTTTGCTCTCCTGTGAAGAATGGGTGACAAGAAGAACAAATATCAACTCTTAGAGTTTCAGTATTTGATTTTGTCTCAAAGCTATTTCCGCATGCACAAGAAACTTGACATACTTTGTAATCTGGATGAATATCTTTTTTCATTCCATTTTCCTTTTTAAAATTAAGCGTTTGGAAAAAGATCAAGTCCTTGCAAGTCCTTTACCAAACTTTTGAACTTGCGATTATATCTTAAAATACTTAATAATCTCTGAATTTAAGCTAGAAATTATGTTTGAAACTCTATTTTCAAATTGACCTTTATTAAAAGTGTTTTGTCGTTTTGCAAGTTTTAAGGTATTTTGAATAATTTTATCTTCAAGCCTTTTTTTATCAATTTTTCCATCAAGATATTGTAAAGTTTCAACAATTCCAATACTAGACATACAATTTGGCAATCTTGTATATTTTTTCTCTAAATATATAATCTCATCAATTAAGCCAGCTTCTATCATAGCTTTTGTTCTCAATGCAACTCTACTTGCAAGGTCTTCTTTTTCCCATAAAATCTCAAATATTTTTAAATCTGCACTTAGTGTAACTTTTGGATTCTCTTTGAAGTATTGACTTGGGATTAAACCACTTTGTTTATAAATAGAGTAGGCTTTTTGAACTCTATATCTATCATTTGGATCAATTTTTTGCATATACTCTTTATCTAAACTATAAAGCAAATTATAAGTATCATTTAAACTCATATCTAACTCTACATTTGAGTTAAAACCAAGGCTTAAACCATCTGTTAAAGCTTTTAAGTAAAAACCAGTTCCACCAACAATTATTAGATTTTTTAAGTTCTCTTGTGCAAATTTTTTTGCATTTTGATACAAATTTAAAAACTCAACAACATCAAACTTCTCATTTGGAAAAACTTCATCTATCCCAAAATGAACTATATCACCTCGCTCTTTTTTTGTTGGTTTTGCACTTGCAATATCTATCTCTTTATATACACAAAGAGAGTCAAGCGAGAGTATTATTGAGTTTGTTTTGTCTGCAAGTTCAAGTGATAGAGCTGTTTTACCAGATGCTGTTGTTCCAATAATTGCAATCTCTTTCATTTTTTAATCAACTTTTTTATAAGTTTCAATCTCAAGTTTTAGGCTATTTATCTCTTTCTCTTTTTCAACTAAAATTTTTATTAGTTCAGAGTTTGTCTTTTTGTTTGTAGCATTTTGTTCATTTTCAATTTTTGTTGCACAAGATGTGAAAAAAAGTATAAAAAGAGT
Protein-coding regions in this window:
- the rpmE gene encoding 50S ribosomal protein L31; this encodes MKKDIHPDYKVCQVSCACGNSFETKSNTETLRVDICSSCHPFFTGEQKLVDAAGRVEKFKAKYNMAK
- the miaA gene encoding tRNA (adenosine(37)-N6)-dimethylallyltransferase MiaA, whose amino-acid sequence is MKEIAIIGTTASGKTALSLELADKTNSIILSLDSLCVYKEIDIASAKPTKKERGDIVHFGIDEVFPNEKFDVVEFLNLYQNAKKFAQENLKNLIIVGGTGFYLKALTDGLSLGFNSNVELDMSLNDTYNLLYSLDKEYMQKIDPNDRYRVQKAYSIYKQSGLIPSQYFKENPKVTLSADLKIFEILWEKEDLASRVALRTKAMIEAGLIDEIIYLEKKYTRLPNCMSSIGIVETLQYLDGKIDKKRLEDKIIQNTLKLAKRQNTFNKGQFENRVSNIISSLNSEIIKYFKI